Within Desulfurobacterium thermolithotrophum DSM 11699, the genomic segment TCGTTTATAAGAAACTGTATTCTTTCTGCATCTTTCATCCTTGCCTTTCTTAGAATACCTTTAACTTTCTTTTGTTTTTCCAATTTTAGTTTTCTCCCATTCTCAAGACTTTAACAGGTTCTGTTTTTGCAGCTTTTCTTGCAGGGTAGATAGTAGCAAGAACACTTATCAGTATAGCTGATACTGCAGCAACTATACAGTCTGAAATATGGAGTTTAAATGGAAGATGGTCAATGTAATAGACATCAGGAGGAAGAGGAATAAGCTTATACTTTTCTCCTAAAATAGATACTCCAATTCCTATTACCTCACCGACAATTGTTCCAATTACACCAATTATAAACCCTTGCAGAATAAAAACCTTTAAAATGAAACTATCAAGAGCTCCTACGGTTTTAAGTATGGCTATATCTCTTGCTCTTGCATTTACGTTCATCATCAGTAAGCTTGATATATTAAAAGAAGCAACTATGACTATAAGTGTCAAAATTAAAAACATGGCAAGTTTTTCCAACTTTAAAGCTGAAAAAAGACTCTTATTAAGGCTTATCCAGTCCTGAGCTATAAATTCATTACCTAAGGTCTCTTCTATTTTTCTCTCGACTATCTTTGCATTTTCGGGATCATCAAGCTTTACCATTATTCCTGTTACGATATTTCCAAGGCCAAACTTTTTTCTAACTTCGTCTATATGAGCTAAAATAAGTCCTGAATCAAATTGATACATCCCAACTTCAAATATTCCTACAACTTTAAAGGAAGCGGTTCTTGGAATAATTCCAAAGGGAGTTTTTCTTCCCATTGGAGAAAGGAGAGTTATCCTATCTCCAATTGTAATTCCTAAGTTGTCTGCTAATATCCTACCAACTACTACTCCGTCTTTTGTATTTTCAAATAGTTGCCAATCTCCTAAAATTAGTTTGCGAGGTATATCTGTAACTGTAGGTTCTTTTTTGGGATCACAACCTCTTAAAGAAGCTCCTGAAGCGTAAGAAATGTCAGTTGATGATGCCATGACAGGAATATGTATAAAAGGTTCTGTTCCTTTTACATGAGAAAGTTCTTTTATCTTTCTTTCGGCATAGTCGTACTCATAAAAAGCCCCGCTTTTTTTCATTACAATGATATCTGCGTTACTTGAAAGGAGTTTTTCTTTTATAGCGTCCTGAAATCCCGTCATTACGGAGTTTACTATTATCAAAGCTGCTACACCAACAACAACACCTAATATAGCAATAAAGAGGGCAAAGGAAAGATAACCTTTCTTTAGTTTTAGTCCTCTAAGAGATAACCATCTAACAAGTTGGTTCATAACGTGTTTTTCTCCAAAAATTATAGGGGGAAAGTCCCCCTTAATACTTAGTTTGAGTCTTTAGTTTCTTCTACGTGGTGCTTCTTTTCCGGTCTTAGCTGAGG encodes:
- a CDS encoding ABC transporter permease: MNQLVRWLSLRGLKLKKGYLSFALFIAILGVVVGVAALIIVNSVMTGFQDAIKEKLLSSNADIIVMKKSGAFYEYDYAERKIKELSHVKGTEPFIHIPVMASSTDISYASGASLRGCDPKKEPTVTDIPRKLILGDWQLFENTKDGVVVGRILADNLGITIGDRITLLSPMGRKTPFGIIPRTASFKVVGIFEVGMYQFDSGLILAHIDEVRKKFGLGNIVTGIMVKLDDPENAKIVERKIEETLGNEFIAQDWISLNKSLFSALKLEKLAMFLILTLIVIVASFNISSLLMMNVNARARDIAILKTVGALDSFILKVFILQGFIIGVIGTIVGEVIGIGVSILGEKYKLIPLPPDVYYIDHLPFKLHISDCIVAAVSAILISVLATIYPARKAAKTEPVKVLRMGEN